From Alloacidobacterium dinghuense:
GTTCCGTAACCACTAACAAAAAGACGAATTTACGAAAAAACATACCGGGGGAGTCGCCCATGTACAACGAATGTCGCCACATCTTCACCAGCGGAAAGAAATGCCAGTCACCCGCGCTCAAAGATCAAAACAAAGACCAGAACTTCTGCTACTTCCACTCCAATACCCGCAAGCGCCCGACTCCGAAGGATCAACCCTACGACCCCTACACCGAACCCAAAGAAACCGCCCACGACCTTACCCCGCTCGAAGACGCCGACGCCATCCAACTCGCATTGTCCGACGTGGTCCTGGCCCTCGCCGCCAATCGCCTCGATTCCCGCCGCGCCCGCATCCTCATCTACGGCCTGCAGGTAGCCTCGCAAAACATCCGTCACCGCGAAGGCATGGCCGTGAAAGAACAGGCCCCAACCCTAACAGTCCGAGAGACCCACGAGCACGAAGACGGAACCCTCATCGGCCCGCCCCAGCAGACCCCCGACCCGGAAGAAGCCGCAGCCAGAAAGCGCCCGCCCAGCCTCGGCGAAATCCTGCTGCGCCAAGCCGAAGCCATGAAAGCCGAACGCGATGCCAGAAGAGCGCGAGGCGAAGAAATAGAACCCGTCAGCTACACGCTCTCCGATCTCTACGCCGTCGCCGAAGGTAACTCAACCTCGGCTCCGCGAAAGCTCAAACGCCCGCCGAGCCACCGGAGACGAAAGCACAATACTGGTTGTCGGAATCCCATAGGGCAGCAGCCGCTCGATCACCCGCTCCAACTCCGCAATCGACGCAGCCGTGACCTGCAGAAAGAAGGCGTCGCCCCCGGTCACGTGATGGCATTCCTGGACCTCGGGCAGCTCTTTCACAAACTTGAGAAATGGGTGATACCGCGGCCCATCGCAGGTCATGCGCACCATGGCCAGAATCGGCAACCCCAGCGCCTCGCGATCCACATCAACGGAATAGCCCCGGATGATCCCGGCATCCTCCATGCGCCGCAGCCGCTCCGCCGTAGCTGAGGCCGACAGCCCGATCCGCCGCCCCAGGTCAGCAAATGACGCCCGAGCATCCCGCTGCAACTCGGCAAGCAATTTTCTGCTGTAATCATCAAGAATTTCCGCTGAATCCATCGATGTTAGCTCCAAAACAGAACTAAATCATTGTAATCGGCCTCAATTTCCGTGGAAATGCCATGTACGCGGCCGCATCCGCCTCGTTACCATCGCAAGATCATGGAAGTTGGAGCAATCGCGCTTGCCGGACAAGCGCTCACCATCGAAGAAATCGCAGCCGTCGCCACGAACGGCCGCAAGGTTACCGTAGCCGCCGAAGCCTGGCCAAAGATCAATGCCAGCCGCGAAGTGGTCGAAAGAGTCGTAACCAGCGGCGAAACCGCCTACGGAATCAACACCGGCTTCGGCAAGCTAGCCGATGTCCGCATCTCGAACGGCGACCTCAAAGCCCTGCAGCGCAACCTGGTCCTGAGCCATGCCAGCGGGATCGGCGAGCCACTGCCTGAGCCCGAAACGCGCGCCATGCTGCTGCTCCGCGCCAACGTCCTCGCCAAAGGACACAGCGGTGTTCGCCCCATCGTCCTCGAAACGCTGGTCGCGCTGCTGAACGAGCGCATTCACCCCGTCATCCCCTCGCGCGGATCGGTCGGAGCCAGCGGCGACCTCGCGCCTCTGGCCCACCTCGCGCTCGCCCTCATCGGCGAAGGCGAAGTGATCTACCAAGACAAGCGCGTCGGAGCCTGCTGCGCTCTGCGCGAAGCCGGAATCGCGCCGCTCACGCTCGAAGCCAAGGAAGGACTCGCGCTCCTCAACGGCACCCAGGCCATGGCCGCAACCGGAGCGCTCGCGCTCGACCGCGCCCTGCGCGTCACCCAGCTCCTCGACCTCGCCGGAGCCATGTCACTCGAAGCCCTGCGCGGCACGCCCACCGCCTTCGATGAGCGCATCCACGCCGCCCGCCCGCATCGCGGCCAGATCGCCGCCGCCGCGCACCTGCGCCGCCTGCTCGAAGACAGCGAAATCCGCGAATCGCACCGCCACAACGACCCCCGCGTGCAGGACGCCTACTGCCTCCGCTGCATGCCACAAGTCCACGGAGCCGCTCGCGGCGCCCTCGCCCATGTCCGCGAAGTCATCGAAACCGAAGCCGGCTCGGCCACCGACAACCCGCTCATCTTCGCCGACGAAAACGACATCCTCTCGGGAGGCAACTTCCACGGCGCGCCGCTCGCCCTCGCCCTCGACTACGCCGCCATCGCTCTCACCGACCTGATGAGCATCAGCGAACGCCGCATCGACCGCCTCATCAATCCAGACATCAATGAAGGCCTTCCCCCATTCCTCTCCGACACGCCCGGAATCTCCTCCGGCCTGATGATCGCCCACGTCGCCGCCGCCGCGTTGCTCAATGAAGCCAAGGTCCTCTCGCATCCCGCCAGCGTTGACTCTGTACCGACCTCGGGAGGCAAGGAAGACCATGTCTCCATGGGCATGACGTCGGCCCTCAAGCTGCGCCAGATCGTCGAGAACGCCGAACACGTCCTCGCCATCGAGATGATGAGCGCTGCGCAAGGCCTCGACTACCGCCAGCCGCTCAAGCCCGCCCGCGAAGTGGAACGGGCCCGGCGAGTCGTCCGTACCTTCCTACCTCGCCTCGCCGAAGACCGTGTATTGTCAACCGATATCGAGCGACTCGCCACCGAGATCCGAGTCGGCGCTTTCGACGCCTGGAAGAACTGACATTGGGTGCCCCACATCTCGAAGAGATGTGGGATTTGAAGGAGAGCAACATGCTGGAAGCAACCACCGAAGTCATCCGCGCCCCACGCGGCACAAGCCTCAACACCAAAGGCTGGCAGCAGGAAGCCGCGCTGCGCATGCTGATGAACAACCTCGACCCCGACGTCGCTGAGCGCCCCGATGACCTCGTCGTCTACGGTGGAACCGGCAAAGCCGCGCGCAACTGGGAATGCTTCCACGCCATCGTCCGCGCCCTCAAGAGCCTCGAGAATGACGAGACGCTGCTCATCCAATCCGGCAAGCCGGTTGGCATCCTGCGCACGCACGAAGCCGCGCCGCGCGTGCTGCTCGCCAATTCCAACCTTGTCGGCAAATGGTCGAACTGGGAGCACTTCCACGAACTCGAACGTAAGGGCCTGATGATGTACGGCCAGATGACTGCCGGCTCCTGGATCTACATCGGCAGCCAGGGCATCGTGCAGGGAACCTACGAGACTTTCGCCGAAGCTGGACGCCGCCACTTCGGCTCGCTCGACGGCAAGTTCGTCGTCTCGGCCGGAATGGGCGGCATGGGTGGGGCCCAGCCTCTGGCCGCAACGATGAACGGCGCCCGCTTCCTCGGCATCGACGTAGACGCAGCGCGCATCGAAAAGCGCCTGGCAAGCGGCTACTGCGACCACATTGCCAGGACGCTCGACGAAGCCTTGGCCATCCTCCACGCAGCCAGGCGCGACGGCAAAGCCATCTCCGTCGGCCTCGTCGCCAATGCAGCCGACGTGCTGCCCGAATTGATCCGCCGTAATATCGTCCCCGATGTACTCACCGACCAGACCAGCGCGCATGACCCGCTGAACGGCTACGTCCCCAACTGCATGACCTTGAAAGAAGCCCTCGGCCTGCGCCAGCACAACCCCGAAGAATACACACGCCAGTCGATGCGAACGATGGGCGAGCACGTGAAAGCCATGCTGGAGTTGAAGCACATGGGCGCAGTCACCTTCGACTACGGCAACAACATTCGCACGCAGGCGAAGCTCGTCGGAGTCGAAGACGCCTACGAGATTCCCGGCTTTGTGCCTGAGTACATCCGCCCGCTCTTCTGCGAAGGCAAAGGCCCATTCCGCTGGGTCGCGCTCTCCGGCGACCCGAGGGACATCTACCGCACTGACGAGCTAGTCCTCGAACTCTTTCCCGAAGACGCAAGCCTCCATCGCTGGATCGAACTGGCCCAAAAGCGCATTCACTTCCAGGGACTGCCGGCCCGTATTTGCTGGCTCGGTTATGGACAACGCGCCAAGTTCGGCGTCGCCATGAACGAGTTGGTGCGCAAAGGTGAGATCAGCGCTCCCATCGTCATCGGGCGCGATCACCTTGACGCAGGTTCGGTAGCATCTCCCTACCGTGAAACCGAAGGCATGCTAGACGGTTCCGACGCCGTCGCCGACTGGCCACTGCTGAACGCCCTCGTTAACACCGCGGCCGGCGCATCTTGGGTAAGCATCCACAACGGCGGTGGCGTGGGCATCGGCTATTCGCATCACGCCGGAATGGTTGTCGTCGCCGACGGATCTGACCTCGCTGCGCAGCGCCTGGAACGCGTCCTCACGACCGACCCTGGGACAGGCGTGCTGCGTCACGTCGACGCTGGTTACGAACAGGCAATCCAGTTTGCAAAAAATAAAGGAGTTCGCGTACCAATGCGCGAAGATCGCGCGTGAGCCAATTCTCGTCGCTTCTCATCACGAATTGCTCACAGCTTGTAACGCTTGCAGGACCATCCCGGCCGCGCCTCGGCCTCGAGATGAGAGATCTTGGAATCGTGGACGACGGCGCCATGCTCGTACGGGATAGACGCATCGCCGCTGTCGGCGCGCGAAATGAGATCGAACCTGCAGCCACTGACGATACTGAGGTGATTGACGTAGGTGGCCGCGTGGTCATGCCGGGCTTCGTCGACGCGCACACGCATCTGGTCTTTGCGGGCAACCGAGCCGAAGAATTCGAGATGCGATGCGCAGGCATGACCTACCAGCAGATCGCAGAGCGCGGCGGTGGGATCCGCTCCACCGTTCGAAGCACACGCGAAGCGACGGAAGGAGAGCTGGTGACTGCAGGGCAGAAACACGCCCGCTGGTTTCTGCAAGGTGGAACCACGACGGTTGAAGCAAAGTCCGGATACGGCCTGACGGTCCACGATGAGTTGAAGCTGCTGCGTGCAATCCGCCGCGTTTCAGAAACGACTTCGCTGCGTTGCGTACCGACATTTCTCGGCGCTCACGAGATTCCGGATGAATACAAAACGCAAGCAGACAAGTATGTCGACCTGATTGTGGACGAGATGCTCCCAGTCGTCGCCAAAGAAAATCTCGCTGAGTTCTGCGACGTCTTCTGCGAGTCGAAGGTTTTCAGCGTAACGCAGGCAGATCGGGTGCTCTCTGCGGCGAAGCGTCTTGGACTGGGCTTGCGCGTACATGCTGACCAATTCACCTCAAGCGGTGCCATCGATCTTGCTGCAACGCTCGGAGCGAAAACGGTTGATCATCTGGAGCAGACCACACGGGATTCCATCGCCGTTATGAAGAAGTTGGATGTTCAGCCGGTACTGCTGCCGGGTTCGGTCTACGCCATCGGCTCGCAGAAATATGCTCCCGCGCGAGCCATGATCGAAGCCGGATTGCCGGTCGTGATCGCAACAGATTTCAATCCGGGTTCGTCACCCACGACTTCGATGACAATGATTCTGTCGCTCGCCTGCACGCAAATGAAAATGACTCCTGCGGAAGCTGTCACGGCGTCGACGATCAATGCCGCATGGAGTCTCAATCGTGCACACGAGATCGGTAGCCTCGAACCGGGCAGGATCGCTGATTTTGTGATCCACGATGCAGAAGACTATCGGGAATTAGCGTACTTTTTTGGGAATCATCGACCGCATGCCGTCTTTGCGGCGGGTGTCAGAGTTTGACGTCACGTCTCTCGCTCTGATACTGATAAGTCAATCGCCATGGAATTCAACAACGTGCATCGCGGAATTTTTGTTCCTGTTCAGCAGGCACGCACGGTTGCGATTTCCATTTGCATTAGCATGATTCGAATTATTTTCGAACAACATGCGGGTGCGTAAGGCGACGAGAGTTTAAGAGAAACACAAAGCCACCACCCGCAACGGGTTGGTGGCTTTTTTGTTTCGGCCAGAAGGATGTCAGATCAATGAGTGTGTCACTACAGGATGTACGGGCAGCCCGAGCGCGGATTCGCGATTTCATTTATCGTTCACCCGCTCAGCGCTCCGCAGCGCTGTCGGAGATGACTGGACAGCAGGTATTTCTCAAACTCGACAACCTGCAGCGAACCGGAGCCTTCAAGGAACGCGGAGCGCTGAACAAAATTCTTACGCTGTCAGACTCCGAAAAATCGCGGGGCGTCATCGCGGCCAGCGCGGGCAATCACGCGCAGGCTGTTGCATTTCATGCAATGCAGCACGGCATTAAGGCACGCATTGTGATGCCGTTGATGACGCCTCTGGTCAAGGTCTCTTCCACCGCGGCATTCGGCGCTGAAGTCGTGCTCCACGGAACCAATTATGATGAGGCTTGTACGGAAGCTCTGCGGCAAGGGGATGTCGAAGAGATGACCTTTCTACATCCATTCGACGACGCCGAGGTCATCGCAGGGCAGGGAACGATCGGACTGGAGTTGCTGGAACAGGTGGATGCCCTTGAGGCTGTCGTTGTACCCATCGGTGGTGGCGGACTAATCAGCGGCGTAGCCTGTGCCATCAAAGAAAGCAATCCGAAGATTCGTGTCGTTGGTGTACAGACCGAGCGGCTGCCTTCCATGCTTCGCGCGGCTGAGGCAGGCAAGCCGGTTACAGTGCCTGCTGAAGCAACGATTGCCGATGGTATCGCCGTACGACGCGCGGGAGAGCAGACCTTAGGCCTCGTGCAGCGATATGTCGACGAAATTGTTACGGTAGACGAAGAAGAAATCGCTAAGGCCATTCTGATTTTGCTGGAGCGCGAGAAGACGCTGGCGGAAGGTGCGGGCGCTGTCGGGCTGGCTGCGCTTTTGCAGCGAAAAACATCGCTCAATGGCCGGCGCACAGCGGTTCTGGTGGGCGGCGGCAATATTGATGTCAGCCTGCTGGCAAAAATCATCGAGCGTGGTCTGGTGAAGGATGGACGGCGTACCCGCCTGCGCATTCATTTAACTGACAGGCCTGGCGCGCTGCATCAGCTCACAAAAATTCTTGCCGATGTGCGAGCAAATATTGTGCAGACGTCGCATGACCGCGCGTACTACGGCGTGAACCTGGGTGATACCGTCATCGACTTTACGCTCGAAACACGCGGATATGAGCACATCCGCGAAATAGCGGATGTGCTGACCGCTGCCGGCTATCGCCACGAGAGGATTGAGTAGGGAGAGCGACGTCTACCGTTTGGTCGCCGGTTTTGGCCCAGTTGACTGGCGCACAATCAAACTTGTCTCAATCGGATATTGAGCTCCTTTGGCTGCGCCGGATTGATAGGTGTTGTAAAGCGCTCGGAAGGCCATCTTGGCTATTTCCTGTCTTGACAGGCGCACCGTAGTAAGCGGGGGCTTAGTGAAAGAGCTAAGCTCAATGTCATCGAACCCGATGATCGAGATATCTTTAGGGATTTCCAGGCCGCGCTCGGAAATCGCTACCATTGCCCCGATCGCTGTCATGTCGTTGGAGGTAAGCACCGCAGTCGGACGCACCTTGAGATCAAGCAGGCGACACATTGCTTCGTATCCGCCGTCGGTGCGATGATTGCCTTCCTCCATAAAGTGAGGATCGAGCTTGATGCGATTTCGCTCCAAACAATGGATGAATGCCCGCTTACGGATGCGCGCCGAGGTAAGTGAGACAGGACCAGCGATAAAGCTGATAGCTCTGTGTCCCAGGCTGGTCAAGTGTTCGACAGCGGCATCAATGCCCACGGCGTAATCAACCAGAATGTTGCTCACGCCCTTCTGCGGTATAGCAGTATCGAGGAAGGCCAGAGGTATACGGCGAACTGCCAGCTCCTCGACCAAGTGCTCTGTCATTTCGGATGTCATGATCGCCACGCCGTCTACCTTGCGCTGCAGCATGCGGCTCACGCAGACTTCCATGCGGTGCGGATCATAGTTAGTGTTTGCAATCAACACTTCCTGCCCGTGCTGTACTGCGATCTCTTCAAAGCTCTTCACCAGCTCCGGGAAGAAGGGGTTGGTGAGATCGGAAATAATCAGCCCGTACAGGCTGCTGCGACCTGATCCCAGAGCGCGCGCGTAAGTGTTGGGATAAAACTTGAGCGTTTCGATGGCCCGGCGTACGCGTTCGGCTGTCTCCGGAGTGACCTTATCGGAGCCGTTGATAGTGCGGGATACGGTAGCGGTTGAGACCTTGGCGAGCTTGGCAACCTCTTTAATGTTCATACGATCCCGGAAGTCTGAAAGCAAAAAGAAGGAAAATCATGAAAGCTCAATTGCAATTTAGCAGGCGCCACCACTTCCGAAAAAGCAATAAACTCTGTGACGATATGGATAGTACCCTAAAGCGGGAAAGAGTGTAAGCGCTTCCGTTTATGATTCCAGTCAGGAGTAGACGTTGCGGTATCGTTTGAGACTTGTCGGACTATTGGCACTTTGCCTCGGCCTTGCGTTCGCAGGCTGCGCTCCGGCCCAGCGATGGCCGGAGCCAAAAGCGAACGAATGGTATGCGCGGCAAGCTTGGCCTGTCGGTAGTAATTTCATTCCTGCTGATGCGATCAATCAGCTGGAGATGTGGCAGGCCGATACCTTCGACCCACAGGAAATCGACAAAGAACTGGGATGGGCGCAGGGCATCGGCATGAATACGATGCGCGTCTTCCTCCATGACTTGCTCTGGCAGCAGGACTCAACAGGTTTCCGGCAGCGAATCGATACTTTTCTCACCATCGCTGGTAAACACCACATCAAGCCGATCTTTGTTCTGTTCGATTCCTGTTGGGATCCGAATCCCAAACTCGGTCCACAGCACCCGCCAATTCCCGGAGTCCACAACTCCGGATGGGTGCAGAGCCCCGGTGAAAAGGCGCTGCGCGACGCGTCACAATATCCTCGCCTCAAAGCTTACGTTCAGGGGGTAGTCGGAGCCTTCGCCAACGACAACCGAATCCTTGCATGGGACCTGTGGAACGAGCCGAGCAACGGCAACGACAGTTCCTACGGCAAAGATGATCCGCGGAACAAGAGCCAGCTGGTATTGGCTTTGTTGCCTCAGGTATTTTCCTGGGCGCGGGAAGAGCATCCATCGCAGCCACTCACCAGCGGTGTCTGGACCGGCGACTGGTCGTCTCTCGACAAGATGGACGCGATTTCCCGCGTCCAGATTGAACAATCGGATGTTGTCTCGTTCCACAACTACGGCTGGCCCGAAGAGTTCGAACAGCGCATTCAGTGGCTCACGCAGTTCCATCGCCCTCTCATTTGCACCGAATATATGGCGCGCGGTGCGGGCAGCACCTTCGACACCATCCTGCCCATTGCGAAGAGGTATCGCGTAGCTGCCATTAACTGGGGATTTGTCGCCGGCAAAACACAAACCTATCTGCCGTGGGATTCCTGGCAACGACCATACGTTCTCCAGCAGCCGACCGTCTGGTTCCACGATATTTTCCACGCCGATGGCAAGCCCTACCGCGAGCGTGAAGTGGATCTGATCCGGCAACTCATGAGCTCACCGGCTCCAACTTCAGGCGGAGACGAATAACTCTGCGAATCTGCTATATTCAGCCCGTGTCCCGTTGTAAAGAAAAGTGCTCCTTGTGCAAAGGCAGCTTTGCGGCCCTTTTGTTCCTCTTCTCTTTCGCAATCTCGTCCACTAATGGACAAACCCCTCCGCCTCCGCAGGCTCCAATGGGAGGCAACAGTACCGGAGGCGTTCATGCGCCGGTCCATGATGCCGAAAATCGCCCGATTACCGCTGGAGGATTTGTAGACAGCGGCCCCGTCATCTTTCAGGACATCAGCAAGCAGGCGGGTCTGACAACCTGGCATCACCAGATGGGGATTCCGGAGAAGCAATTCATCATTGAGACGAATGGCTCTGGAGTAGGTCTGATCGACTATGACAATGACGGATGGCTCGACATCTATCTTGTGAACGGTTCGACCTACGAAGCCGAACAGGGCAAAGCGACTGCACCTCATGCCGCGCTCTTCCACAACAATCACGACGGCACATTTACGAATGTGGCTGAGAAGGCGGGCGTTACAAATGACCGCTGGGGTTTTGGGGTAGCCATCGGGGATTTTGACAACGACGGATGGCCCGATATTTTTGTGGGAAACTTCGGCAAGAATCGCCTCTACCGCAACAATCACGACGGAACATTCACTGACGTTGCGGAGAAGGCCGGCGTCACGCTTGGCAATTGGTCCACAGGCGCCACATTCGGTGACTACGATGGAGATGGGAAACTTGACCTGTTTGTTCCCGGATACATCCATTACGACTTCAATAATCCTCCGGTCCCAGGCACCAAGTCCGTTTCCTTTTCGGGATGCCAGTTCCGCGGCGTGTCCACCATGTGCGGCCCACGAGGCCTTCAAGGCGAGCATGATCATCTCTTCCACAACAATGGAGATGGAACGTTCGCTGATGTGAGCGAGAAGGCCGGCGTCACTGATCCAAATGCCTACTACGGCTTTTCGTCCATCTTTGTCGATCTGAACAACGACGGCAAAGTCGATCTCATCGTCGCTGACGATTCCACGCCCAACTATCTCTACATCAACAAGGGCAATGGCACCTTCGAAGACGCCAGCTATGCCTCAGGATTCGCTCTGAATCAGGATGGCCGCGAGATCGCGGGCATGGGTATCGCGGTCGGCGACTATCAGAACAATGGGCTGCTCGACATTGTCGCCACTGACTTTTCGGATGACTACAAGGTTCTCTATCACAACGACGGTGATGCCAATTTCACCGACGTGAGCTATCACGCCGGAATCGCTCAAGAAGGCATTCCCTTCCTCGGATGGGGTGTGGGCTTCCTTGATTACGACAACGACGGATGGAAAGACATCCTCATGGTCAATGGACATGTCTATCCGCAAGTCGACAAGTACGATTGGGGCACCAGCTTCGCCGAGCGTCCGCTGCTCTATCACAACCTTAAGAACCAGAAATTCGAGTATGTTCCACCGGTAAAAGGTACAGGCTTGGCAGACGTGATCCCTGGTCGTGGGGCGGCATTCGGCGACCTCTTTAACGATGGCAAGATTGATGTCGTCATCAATGTGCTGGATAGCACGCCCGTCCTACTTCGCAATGTGAATGCTGATACGCACCACTGGGTGGAACTGAAGCTGATCGGTGGCCCCAAGAGTCCCCGCGATGCGGTGGGCACAGCCGTCTATCTAACCGCAGGTGGAATCAAGCGACGCGACGACGTGCTGAGCGGCGGAAGCTATTTGTCATCGAACGATCAGCGCGTCCACTTTGGCCTGGGCGATACGGCCAAGGTCGATCAGGTTGAGATTCACTGGCCAAGCGGATTTGTCGAGAAGTTAAGCCTGCCAAA
This genomic window contains:
- the hutU gene encoding urocanate hydratase, encoding MLEATTEVIRAPRGTSLNTKGWQQEAALRMLMNNLDPDVAERPDDLVVYGGTGKAARNWECFHAIVRALKSLENDETLLIQSGKPVGILRTHEAAPRVLLANSNLVGKWSNWEHFHELERKGLMMYGQMTAGSWIYIGSQGIVQGTYETFAEAGRRHFGSLDGKFVVSAGMGGMGGAQPLAATMNGARFLGIDVDAARIEKRLASGYCDHIARTLDEALAILHAARRDGKAISVGLVANAADVLPELIRRNIVPDVLTDQTSAHDPLNGYVPNCMTLKEALGLRQHNPEEYTRQSMRTMGEHVKAMLELKHMGAVTFDYGNNIRTQAKLVGVEDAYEIPGFVPEYIRPLFCEGKGPFRWVALSGDPRDIYRTDELVLELFPEDASLHRWIELAQKRIHFQGLPARICWLGYGQRAKFGVAMNELVRKGEISAPIVIGRDHLDAGSVASPYRETEGMLDGSDAVADWPLLNALVNTAAGASWVSIHNGGGVGIGYSHHAGMVVVADGSDLAAQRLERVLTTDPGTGVLRHVDAGYEQAIQFAKNKGVRVPMREDRA
- a CDS encoding LacI family DNA-binding transcriptional regulator, translating into MNIKEVAKLAKVSTATVSRTINGSDKVTPETAERVRRAIETLKFYPNTYARALGSGRSSLYGLIISDLTNPFFPELVKSFEEIAVQHGQEVLIANTNYDPHRMEVCVSRMLQRKVDGVAIMTSEMTEHLVEELAVRRIPLAFLDTAIPQKGVSNILVDYAVGIDAAVEHLTSLGHRAISFIAGPVSLTSARIRKRAFIHCLERNRIKLDPHFMEEGNHRTDGGYEAMCRLLDLKVRPTAVLTSNDMTAIGAMVAISERGLEIPKDISIIGFDDIELSSFTKPPLTTVRLSRQEIAKMAFRALYNTYQSGAAKGAQYPIETSLIVRQSTGPKPATKR
- the ilvA gene encoding threonine ammonia-lyase; the encoded protein is MSVSLQDVRAARARIRDFIYRSPAQRSAALSEMTGQQVFLKLDNLQRTGAFKERGALNKILTLSDSEKSRGVIAASAGNHAQAVAFHAMQHGIKARIVMPLMTPLVKVSSTAAFGAEVVLHGTNYDEACTEALRQGDVEEMTFLHPFDDAEVIAGQGTIGLELLEQVDALEAVVVPIGGGGLISGVACAIKESNPKIRVVGVQTERLPSMLRAAEAGKPVTVPAEATIADGIAVRRAGEQTLGLVQRYVDEIVTVDEEEIAKAILILLEREKTLAEGAGAVGLAALLQRKTSLNGRRTAVLVGGGNIDVSLLAKIIERGLVKDGRRTRLRIHLTDRPGALHQLTKILADVRANIVQTSHDRAYYGVNLGDTVIDFTLETRGYEHIREIADVLTAAGYRHERIE
- a CDS encoding cellulase family glycosylhydrolase, which translates into the protein MRYRLRLVGLLALCLGLAFAGCAPAQRWPEPKANEWYARQAWPVGSNFIPADAINQLEMWQADTFDPQEIDKELGWAQGIGMNTMRVFLHDLLWQQDSTGFRQRIDTFLTIAGKHHIKPIFVLFDSCWDPNPKLGPQHPPIPGVHNSGWVQSPGEKALRDASQYPRLKAYVQGVVGAFANDNRILAWDLWNEPSNGNDSSYGKDDPRNKSQLVLALLPQVFSWAREEHPSQPLTSGVWTGDWSSLDKMDAISRVQIEQSDVVSFHNYGWPEEFEQRIQWLTQFHRPLICTEYMARGAGSTFDTILPIAKRYRVAAINWGFVAGKTQTYLPWDSWQRPYVLQQPTVWFHDIFHADGKPYREREVDLIRQLMSSPAPTSGGDE
- the hutI gene encoding imidazolonepropionase, translated to MSQFSSLLITNCSQLVTLAGPSRPRLGLEMRDLGIVDDGAMLVRDRRIAAVGARNEIEPAATDDTEVIDVGGRVVMPGFVDAHTHLVFAGNRAEEFEMRCAGMTYQQIAERGGGIRSTVRSTREATEGELVTAGQKHARWFLQGGTTTVEAKSGYGLTVHDELKLLRAIRRVSETTSLRCVPTFLGAHEIPDEYKTQADKYVDLIVDEMLPVVAKENLAEFCDVFCESKVFSVTQADRVLSAAKRLGLGLRVHADQFTSSGAIDLAATLGAKTVDHLEQTTRDSIAVMKKLDVQPVLLPGSVYAIGSQKYAPARAMIEAGLPVVIATDFNPGSSPTTSMTMILSLACTQMKMTPAEAVTASTINAAWSLNRAHEIGSLEPGRIADFVIHDAEDYRELAYFFGNHRPHAVFAAGVRV
- a CDS encoding CRTAC1 family protein, which produces MGGNSTGGVHAPVHDAENRPITAGGFVDSGPVIFQDISKQAGLTTWHHQMGIPEKQFIIETNGSGVGLIDYDNDGWLDIYLVNGSTYEAEQGKATAPHAALFHNNHDGTFTNVAEKAGVTNDRWGFGVAIGDFDNDGWPDIFVGNFGKNRLYRNNHDGTFTDVAEKAGVTLGNWSTGATFGDYDGDGKLDLFVPGYIHYDFNNPPVPGTKSVSFSGCQFRGVSTMCGPRGLQGEHDHLFHNNGDGTFADVSEKAGVTDPNAYYGFSSIFVDLNNDGKVDLIVADDSTPNYLYINKGNGTFEDASYASGFALNQDGREIAGMGIAVGDYQNNGLLDIVATDFSDDYKVLYHNDGDANFTDVSYHAGIAQEGIPFLGWGVGFLDYDNDGWKDILMVNGHVYPQVDKYDWGTSFAERPLLYHNLKNQKFEYVPPVKGTGLADVIPGRGAAFGDLFNDGKIDVVINVLDSTPVLLRNVNADTHHWVELKLIGGPKSPRDAVGTAVYLTAGGIKRRDDVLSGGSYLSSNDQRVHFGLGDTAKVDQVEIHWPSGFVEKLSLPNIDRIYTVQEGKGIVDELCVACDKSGKESKTK
- a CDS encoding Lrp/AsnC family transcriptional regulator, yielding MDSAEILDDYSRKLLAELQRDARASFADLGRRIGLSASATAERLRRMEDAGIIRGYSVDVDREALGLPILAMVRMTCDGPRYHPFLKFVKELPEVQECHHVTGGDAFFLQVTAASIAELERVIERLLPYGIPTTSIVLSSPVARRAFELSRSRG
- the hutH gene encoding histidine ammonia-lyase, which codes for MEVGAIALAGQALTIEEIAAVATNGRKVTVAAEAWPKINASREVVERVVTSGETAYGINTGFGKLADVRISNGDLKALQRNLVLSHASGIGEPLPEPETRAMLLLRANVLAKGHSGVRPIVLETLVALLNERIHPVIPSRGSVGASGDLAPLAHLALALIGEGEVIYQDKRVGACCALREAGIAPLTLEAKEGLALLNGTQAMAATGALALDRALRVTQLLDLAGAMSLEALRGTPTAFDERIHAARPHRGQIAAAAHLRRLLEDSEIRESHRHNDPRVQDAYCLRCMPQVHGAARGALAHVREVIETEAGSATDNPLIFADENDILSGGNFHGAPLALALDYAAIALTDLMSISERRIDRLINPDINEGLPPFLSDTPGISSGLMIAHVAAAALLNEAKVLSHPASVDSVPTSGGKEDHVSMGMTSALKLRQIVENAEHVLAIEMMSAAQGLDYRQPLKPAREVERARRVVRTFLPRLAEDRVLSTDIERLATEIRVGAFDAWKN